GAAGTTAAGCCTGACAGCGCCGATGGTACTGCAACCGGGAGGTTGTGGGAGAGTAGGACGTCGCCGGACAAATTTTCACTAGGGGCCTCCGCCTTCGCGGGGGCCCCTAGTCTTTTGTCCACCACTTCGTGCACGCAGGTCCGTGTGCGCACGCCGCCGTTGTTGAAAGGTTGCCCCCATGGCTGACCAGTCCCGTCCCCGTCGTTCCGACGCCCCGCGCGGTGGGCGCCCCCAGGGTGGCGGCCGCCCCGCTTCGGGTGGCGGCAAGCCCGGTGCAGGGCGTGGTGGCAACGGCAAGTCGGACTTCCGTGCCTCGGGCCGCTCCGAGGGGCGCGAGGGCACGGCTGCCGACCGGGGTGCCAAGAGCTACAGCGACAGGGGTGGCAAGCCCGAGGCGCGTGGCGGTGGCCGTCCTGGCGGTCGCGACGGGAAGCCGGCGTACGTCGATCGCAAGCCGGGCTCGCGTCCGGGCCGCAAGGACGACTGGAAGCGTCCCGCTGACGACCAGCGCCCCCGTACGGAGGAGCAGGCCCGTTACGACGGACCCGAGATCCCCGAGGAGATCACGGGCAAGGAGCTCGACCGGTCGGTGCAGGCGCAGCTGAAGGGTCTCCCCGAGAAGCTGGCCGCGCGCGTTGCGCGTCATCTGGCTGCTGCGGGCATGATCATCGACGAGGACCCGCAGACTGCGTACAAGCACACGCTTGCCGCTCGTGCGCGTGCTGCACGCCTCGCCGTCGTGCGCGAGGCCTGCGGCGAGGCCGCGTACGCCGCGGGGGAGTATGCCGAGGCGCTCTCCGAGCTGCGTGCGGCCAAGCGGATGAACGGCAACTCGGCCTACCTGCCGATCATGGCCGACTGCGAGCGTGCGCTCGGCCGTCCGGACCGCGCCCTCGCCCTGGCGAAGAACCCGTCCGTCGCGAACTTCGAGCCCGACGCCAAGGCGGAGATGACGATCGTCGAAGCCGGCGCCCGCCGCGACCTGGGCGAGATCGACGCCGCGCTGCGCACGCTCGAGTTCGCTCCGCTGATGTCGCGTTCACGCGCGTCGTGGGTCGTTCGTCTTCGCTACGCGTACGCCGACACCCTCGAGGCCGCCGGCCGGCTGGAGGAGGCACTCACCTGGTTCCACCGGACGGCGGGTATCGACGGGGACGAGATCACCGACGCGATGGAGCGTGCGGAGGCGCTGGAGAAGCAGGTGCGCTGAGCCGCTTTCGCTCCACAGGGCCCGCACGGAGCCCGTAGCTCAACAGGCCCGAACCACACGGTTCGGGCCTGTTCGCATTTCGGGTCTGATCGCCGTGGAGGTGACGTGATGACCAATGAGGTTCGTCTCGCAGGCAGGGTGTCCCGTGCTCCTGAGGAGCGCCTGCTCCCGAGCGGGGACAGGGTGGTGTCGTTCCGGCTCGCTGTCCCGCGGGACACGGCAGCAGCCCGGTCTGGGTCGGACTGGGTGGACTGCGCTGCCTGGTCCGCGCGTCTCCGGCGGGCCGTCGCAGGCTGGGAGGTGGGTGACGAGGTCGAGGTGACGGGCGCATTGCGTCGACGTGTGTTCCGTGCGGGTCACCGCGCCGTCCCTCTGGTGGAGATCGAGATCGGCGTGGCGCGCCGGCTGGTCAGGTCCGGAGGTCGCGCATGAGCGCGCCGAGGTGTGGCTTGGGCTGGAACGACGTGGCCTTCTGCGGGAAGGGGCGCCCCGCCCTCGCCGCGGTGGCGACCTGCTCGAACGACGGCGCGGGCAGCAGGATCGCGACGCCGTCCCGCGCGCGGGCGAGTGCCTGGCCGGCGGTGTGGTGATGGTGCACCTGGTCCTCGTCGACTCCCCACGCGGGCAGGAGCTCCTCGTGGAGGGCGAAGACCGGAAGCTGCAGGCCGCGGGGGTGCAGGGTCGCCCACGCCTCACCGTCGTGCAGGACGAGCGCGTGCTCCAGGCCTGCGAGCGCGTCGCGGCGGTTGGCCTGCGGCCGGTAGTCGTCGCCGCGACGAATGGCGGCCTGGGCGACGGTCTCGAGGCTGAGGCCGGTGACGGAGCGGTGGATCGCTCCGAGCTGGAGGGGCGTGTCGGACTGATCGACGAGCATGACCAGCGTCTGCTCCCATTCGGTCCCCGGTCGCTGCTCGGCGAGCTCGAGGGCGGCGGCGTACCGGTGGTGCCCGTCGGCGATGACGGCTCGGCTGGAGGCCACGAGGGTGCCCAGCAGCTGGACGTCGTCCGCGTCCTGGATCCGCCACATCCGGTGGTGCTGGCCGCCGGGGTCGGAGAAGGAGACATCGGGCTTCCGCTCGGTCAGGAGGCCGACGGCAGTGCGGAGTGCGGCCGTGCCGCGGTGCATGAGGAGGATCGGTGCGGGGTTGAGCGCGATCGTCTCCATCCGCTCCGCCAGCTCGGCGACCTGCTCGAGCCGGACCGCTTCGTGGGGGAGGACGGCGTCGCCCGCGCGCGTGACGTCGAGCTCGCCGACGATCCCGCGCACGCTGACTCCCGACGAGGTGTACTCGTGGATGTAGAGAGCCGGGCCGTCGTCGAGCCTGATGTGGCGCTGCCGCTGCCAGTCCTGCAGTCGGCGGGCGGCCGAACGGTAGGGTCGCGCGAAGATCCTGTTGGCGACCGGTGCGCCGACGAAGCTCTCACGGAGCCGGAGCGCGCGGAACGGTCGCAGCACCAGCTGCGGGCCGGGTTCCGACGTGATCTCCATCCGCTGCATCGTAGGGGGAACCAGCAAGTGCTCCGCGCCAGTGACGTGCCCCTGGTCGATCGCTACGACCTCGCGATGCTGGACCTCGACGGCGTCGTCTACATCGGTGACCACGCGGTCCCGGGCGCTGCGCAGGCCATCGCGGCTGCCCGGTCGCACGGCGTGGCGGTCGCCTTCGTGACCAACAACGCGGCGCGCCCGCCGGCAGCCGTCGCAGGCCACCTCACCCGGATCGGGGTGGAGGCCGCTCCGCGCGACGTCGTCACCTCGTCGCAGGCGGCGGCCCGGCTCGTCCGCGAGCGGTGGGGTGCCGGAAGCCGGATCTTCCTCTGCGGTGGCCCCGGTGTGGAGTCCGCCCTGCTCGCCGAGGGCCTGGTGCCGACCGTGGAGCCTGCGGAAGCGGTCGCCGTCGTCACCGGCTATGGCCCTGAGCTGCCCTGGCATCGGATCCTCGAGGCCGCGATCCTCGTGAAGGCGGGGCTCCCGTGGGTCGCCACGAACGCGGACATGACGATCCCGACCTCCGCCGGGGTCGGGCCCGGCCACGGAGCGGTGGTCCGGCTCATCGAGGAGTTCAGCTCCGTGCGGGCGGAGGTCGCGGGGAAGCCCGAGCGGCCGCTGCTCGACGAGACGATCCGCCGTGTGGGTGGTCGACGCCCGCTGATGGTCGGCGACCGCCTCGACACCGACATCGAGGGAGCGCACAACGCGGGGCTCGACTCGCTCCTGGTCCTCACCGGGGTCTCGGGGCTGGCCGACCTCGTCGTCGCCCCGCCGGAGCTTCGTCCGACCTATCTCGCAGAGGACCTCGGTGGCCTGCTCGTGTCGCACCCGCCCACGCAGCGGGGTGCTGAGGGCCGCTTCACCTGCGGCGGGTGGACAGCCCACGTCGAGGAGGGACAGGTCACCCTCGCTGGTGCAGGCAGCCGCGTCGACTGCTGGCGGTCGGTGGTGGGCGCTGCGTGGCACCACCTCGACGCCACGGGGAGCCCGGTGCTCCTTCCGGAGGCCGTGCGTTCGGTAGCGTTGGCGCCATGAGCGAGGAGCAGTTCGTGGCCGACGGCGCACCCACCGCGCAGGTCGGAGAGACCGCCGCGACCGGTCATGGGTCCGTGGACGGCGTCATCGCCAGCCTCGGTCAGCTGGCCGAGCTCCCGGTCGACGAGCACGTGGCGGTGTTCGAGCGAGCGCACGAGCAGCTCCGCGGTGCGCTCGACGCCCCGTCCGGTCCCCGTCCACCGGCCGGCACGGCCTCCGTCGGCTGATGCCGCCCCGCAGACTCCGCCTGGACGCCGAGCTCGTCCGGCGCGGCCTCGCCGCCTCGCGTTCGCACGCCTCCGAGCTGCTGGGCGCGGGCCGCGTCAAGGTCGGCGGCGCCGTCGCGACGAAGCCGGCGACCCAGGTCACCACCGATGCCGACATCTACGTCATCGACGACCCGGATGACCCCGGCTACGCCTCGCGCGGAGCCCACAAGCTGGCAGGCGCGCTGGCGGCGTTCGGGCCACTGGGGCTGGTCGTCGAGGGGCGCCGCTGCCTCGACGCCGGCGCATCGACGGGTGGCTTCACCGACGTGCTCCTCCGCGCCGGCGCACGTGAGGTCGTCGCGGTCGACGTGGGCTACGGCCAGCTCATCTGGCGTCTCCAGAACGACGACCGGGTGCAGGTGCACGACCGCACGAACATCCGCGACATCACGCCTGAGATGCTCGGCGGTACCGTCGACGTGGTCGTCGGCGACCTGTCGTTCATCAGCCTCGAGCTCGTGCTCGACGCCCTGATCGGCGTGTGTGCTCCTGACGCGGACCTCGCGCTCATGGTCAAGCCACAGTTCGAGGTCGGCAAGGACCGGCTCGGCAAGGGTGGCGTCGTGCGGAGCGCGGCGCTCCGTGCGGAGACCGTGACAGCCATCGCCGATGCCGCAGCCCGCCGCGGTTGGGGCGCGCGGGCGGTCTCCACGAGCAAGCTGCCCGGGCCGTCGGGCAACGTCGAGTTCTTCCTGTGGCTGCGCAGGGGCGCGGCGACGATCGGTGAGACGGAGATCGCTGCCGAAGCAGGCGTCGCCACCGCGGGAACCTCCACCGGCACGTCGGTGCCGGGTGAGAAGGTGGACCCGTGACGACAACCGAGACGACGGCCGGGAGTGGCGCCGCGCCGCGGCGTGTGCTCGTCGTCGCCAACACGACCCGGGAGGCCGCGTGCGACATCGCCCACGCCTTCGTGAAGTCGCTGGGGGCGCACGGGATCGTCGTACGTCTCCTCGCGGCCGAGGCGAGCGAGCTCGGCCTCCGCCCGGACGGCGCGCTCGTGGAGGTCGTTCCTGACGACGGTTCCGCGGCCGTCCACTGCGAGCTCGCGGTCGTCATCGGCGGGGACGGGACGATCCTGCGGGCTGCGGAGATCACGCACCGTTCGGGTACGCCCCTGCTCGGGGTGAACCTGGGCCACGTCGGGTTCCTCGCCGAGGCCGAGCCCGACGACGTCGAGCACACGATCAGCGCGATCGTCGACCGCAGGTGGACCACGGAGGAGCGGCTCACCGTCGACGTCACCGTGCTCCAGGGGTCGGAGATCGTGGCCAACACGTTCGCGCTCAACGAGGCGTCGGTCGAGAAGGCGGCGCGTGAGCGGATGCTCGAGCTGGTCGTCGAGATCGACGGCCGTCCGCTCTCGCGCTGGGGCGCGGACGGCGTCGTCTGCGCGACGCCGACGGGCTCCACGGCGTACAACTTCAGTGCGGGTGGCCCCGTGGTGTGGCCGGTCGTGGAAGCGCTCCTCATCGTGCCGCTCAGCGCGCACGCGCTCTTCGCACGACCGATGGTCGTCGCCCCCAGCTCTGTCATCGCCGTCGAGGTGATGTCGACCAACGAGGGCGCCGGAGTGCTCTGGTGCGACGGTCGCCGGACCGTCGACCTGCCCCCGGGCGCCCGCATCGAAGTGCGACGAGGTGCCCCGGTGCCGCTCGTCCGCCTGCACGACTCGCCGTTCACCGACCGTCTGGTCGCGAAGTTCGGGCTGTCGGTCGAGGGCTGGCGCGGAGCGGCGGAGCGGCGCATGCGCGAGAACGGAAACGACTAGATGTTTGAAGAGATCCGGATCCAGTCGCTCGGCGTCATCGAGTCCTCCACGCTGGAGCTCGGTCCCGGCCTCACGGCGATCACCGGTGAGACCGGTGCCGGCAAGACGATGATCGTCACCGCGCTCGGTCTGCTGATGGGCGGACGGGCCGACTCCGGCGCCGTGCGTCGTGGGGCGAAGGCAGCCCGTGTCGAGGGCGTCGTCCACGCCGAGGGTCTCGCCGACTTCACCGGCGCCGTCGAGGAGCTCGGGGGAGAAGCCGAGGACGGTCGCGTGCTGCTGGCGCGCAACATCTCGAGCGAAGGGCGCTCGCGCGCGTTCGTCGGCGGTGCAGCCGTGCCCGCGTCGCAGCTCGCCGACCTCTCCGACGCGCTGGTCGCGGTGCACGGCCAGTCCGACCAGCACCGGCTGCTCAAGGCCAGCGCCCAGCGCGAGGCGCTGGACCGCTTCGGAGGCGACACGATCGCCGCGCTGCTCGAGGCATACCGCCTGCTCCACAAGGAGCTCGGGGCCACGGAGCGTGAGCTCGCTGACGTCGTCGCGCACGCCCGAGAGCGGGCGCGTGAGGCGGACCTGCTCCGGTTCGGCCTCGAGGAGGTCGGCGCCGTCGAGCCGCTGTCCGGCGAGGACACCGCCCTGGCTGCCGAGGAGGCCCGCCTCGGCTTCGCCGACACGCTGCGCGGCGCTGCCGAGCAGGCTCGTGAGGCGCTCTCCTCCGAGCACGACCGCCCCGACGCCCTCGGCGCCGTCTCCGCTGCGCGCCGTCTGCTCGATGGCGTGCGCGACCACGACGTGGAGGCGGCTGCCCTCGCGGACCGCCTGGCGGAGGTGAGCTACCTCCTCGCCGACGTCGCGGCCGACGTCGCGTCGTACGCTGCCGGACTCGACACCGACCCCGCCCGCCTCGCCGTGGTGTCGGAGCGGCGTGCGGCGCTCGGTGCGCTGACCCGGAAGTACGGCGAGACCATCGACGAGGTGCTCGCGTGGTCACAGCAGGCGTCCGTGCGGCTGCTCGAGCTCGACGGCACCGACGACCGGATCGCCGAGCTCCGCGAGAAGCGTGCCGACCTGCGGTCCCGCCTTGCCGAGGCCGCCCAGTCGCTGAGCACCGCGCGCCAGGAGGCCGCCGGACGCCTCGCGGACGAGATCACCGCCGAGCTCGGCCTGCTGGCGATGCCCCACGCGCGCGTCTCGCTCGCGGTGACCCAGGTCGAGGAGGCGGCACCGGAGGGTGACGCCGCTTCCCTCCCGCTGCAGGTGGGGGAGCGCTGGGTTCGCTACGCGGGGCATGGCATCGACGAGGTCGAGTTCCTGCTGGCTGCCAACACCGGCTCCGATCCGCGCCCGCTCCACAAGGGGGCCTCGGGTGGTGAGCTCTCCCGCGTGATGCTGGCGCTCGAGGTGGCGCTGGCCGGCACGAGCCCCGTGCCGACGTTCGTCTTCGACGAGGTCGACTCCGGCGTGGGCGGCAAGGCCGCGGTCGAGATCGGTCGGCGCCTCGCGCAGCTCGCGCGCAGTGCCCAGGTCCTCGTCGTCACCCACCTCCCTCAGGTCGCGGCGTACGCCGACCGGCACGTGGTGATCGCGAAGTCGACCGACGGCGTCGTGACGACGTCGGGCCTGACGGTGCTCAGCGAGGACGAGCGCGCCCGCGAGCTCTCGCGCATGCTGGCGGGGATGGACGAGTCCGACACCGCCCTCGCGCACGCGGAGGAGCTCCTCGAGGCCGCACGAGCGGCCCGGGGCTGAGGCGGCGCCCGTTGCCGGGCCCGTTTCCCGGCCCGTTTCCCGGGCTGGGCCCCGACAGGGCCAGACGCACCACGCGCGCCACGTGGAGCGTCGGATGCCATACGTGGGATAGGATCGAACCCCGTAGCCGATAGAGATTCGACAACGGGAGTTCCCTTGGCCAGTGCCTCGCAGACCAAGCACGTCTTCGTCACCGGAGGCGTCGCGTCGTCCCTCGGCAAGGGCCTCACCGCCTCGAGCCTGGGCGCCCTTCTCAAGGCTCGCGGTCTGCGGGTCACGATGCAGAAGCTCGACCCGTACCTCAACGTGGACCCGGGCACGATGAACCCGTTCCAGCACGGCGAGGTGTTCGTGACCGAGGACGGCGCGGAGACCGACCTCGACATCGGCCACTACGAGCGCTTCCTCGACACCGACCTGGTCGGCAACGCGAACGTGACGACCGGTCAGGTGTACTCCAACGTGATCGCCAAGGAGCGGCGCGGCGAGTACCTCGGCGAGACTGTCCAGGTGATCCCGCACATCACCAATGAGATCGTCGACCGGATCCTCGCGATGCACGCTCCCGAGATCGACGTCGTCATCACCGAGATCGGCGGCACGGTCGGCGACATCGAGTCGCTGCCGTTCCTCGAGGCCGCGCGCCAGGTCCGCCAGAAGATCGGCCGCGACAACGTCTTCTTCATCCACGTCTCGCTCGTTCCCTACATCGGCCCGTCCAAGGAGCTGAAGACCAAGCCGACGCAGCACTCCGTCGCCGCCCTGCGGACGATCGGTCTCC
The sequence above is a segment of the Nocardioides jiangxiensis genome. Coding sequences within it:
- a CDS encoding tetratricopeptide repeat protein, which encodes MADQSRPRRSDAPRGGRPQGGGRPASGGGKPGAGRGGNGKSDFRASGRSEGREGTAADRGAKSYSDRGGKPEARGGGRPGGRDGKPAYVDRKPGSRPGRKDDWKRPADDQRPRTEEQARYDGPEIPEEITGKELDRSVQAQLKGLPEKLAARVARHLAAAGMIIDEDPQTAYKHTLAARARAARLAVVREACGEAAYAAGEYAEALSELRAAKRMNGNSAYLPIMADCERALGRPDRALALAKNPSVANFEPDAKAEMTIVEAGARRDLGEIDAALRTLEFAPLMSRSRASWVVRLRYAYADTLEAAGRLEEALTWFHRTAGIDGDEITDAMERAEALEKQVR
- a CDS encoding single-stranded DNA-binding protein, which gives rise to MTNEVRLAGRVSRAPEERLLPSGDRVVSFRLAVPRDTAAARSGSDWVDCAAWSARLRRAVAGWEVGDEVEVTGALRRRVFRAGHRAVPLVEIEIGVARRLVRSGGRA
- a CDS encoding DUF1015 family protein, whose protein sequence is MEITSEPGPQLVLRPFRALRLRESFVGAPVANRIFARPYRSAARRLQDWQRQRHIRLDDGPALYIHEYTSSGVSVRGIVGELDVTRAGDAVLPHEAVRLEQVAELAERMETIALNPAPILLMHRGTAALRTAVGLLTERKPDVSFSDPGGQHHRMWRIQDADDVQLLGTLVASSRAVIADGHHRYAAALELAEQRPGTEWEQTLVMLVDQSDTPLQLGAIHRSVTGLSLETVAQAAIRRGDDYRPQANRRDALAGLEHALVLHDGEAWATLHPRGLQLPVFALHEELLPAWGVDEDQVHHHHTAGQALARARDGVAILLPAPSFEQVATAARAGRPFPQKATSFQPKPHLGALMRDLRT
- a CDS encoding HAD-IIA family hydrolase, producing MLRASDVPLVDRYDLAMLDLDGVVYIGDHAVPGAAQAIAAARSHGVAVAFVTNNAARPPAAVAGHLTRIGVEAAPRDVVTSSQAAARLVRERWGAGSRIFLCGGPGVESALLAEGLVPTVEPAEAVAVVTGYGPELPWHRILEAAILVKAGLPWVATNADMTIPTSAGVGPGHGAVVRLIEEFSSVRAEVAGKPERPLLDETIRRVGGRRPLMVGDRLDTDIEGAHNAGLDSLLVLTGVSGLADLVVAPPELRPTYLAEDLGGLLVSHPPTQRGAEGRFTCGGWTAHVEEGQVTLAGAGSRVDCWRSVVGAAWHHLDATGSPVLLPEAVRSVALAP
- a CDS encoding TlyA family RNA methyltransferase, translating into MPPRRLRLDAELVRRGLAASRSHASELLGAGRVKVGGAVATKPATQVTTDADIYVIDDPDDPGYASRGAHKLAGALAAFGPLGLVVEGRRCLDAGASTGGFTDVLLRAGAREVVAVDVGYGQLIWRLQNDDRVQVHDRTNIRDITPEMLGGTVDVVVGDLSFISLELVLDALIGVCAPDADLALMVKPQFEVGKDRLGKGGVVRSAALRAETVTAIADAAARRGWGARAVSTSKLPGPSGNVEFFLWLRRGAATIGETEIAAEAGVATAGTSTGTSVPGEKVDP
- a CDS encoding NAD kinase, translated to MTTTETTAGSGAAPRRVLVVANTTREAACDIAHAFVKSLGAHGIVVRLLAAEASELGLRPDGALVEVVPDDGSAAVHCELAVVIGGDGTILRAAEITHRSGTPLLGVNLGHVGFLAEAEPDDVEHTISAIVDRRWTTEERLTVDVTVLQGSEIVANTFALNEASVEKAARERMLELVVEIDGRPLSRWGADGVVCATPTGSTAYNFSAGGPVVWPVVEALLIVPLSAHALFARPMVVAPSSVIAVEVMSTNEGAGVLWCDGRRTVDLPPGARIEVRRGAPVPLVRLHDSPFTDRLVAKFGLSVEGWRGAAERRMRENGND
- the recN gene encoding DNA repair protein RecN, which encodes MFEEIRIQSLGVIESSTLELGPGLTAITGETGAGKTMIVTALGLLMGGRADSGAVRRGAKAARVEGVVHAEGLADFTGAVEELGGEAEDGRVLLARNISSEGRSRAFVGGAAVPASQLADLSDALVAVHGQSDQHRLLKASAQREALDRFGGDTIAALLEAYRLLHKELGATERELADVVAHARERAREADLLRFGLEEVGAVEPLSGEDTALAAEEARLGFADTLRGAAEQAREALSSEHDRPDALGAVSAARRLLDGVRDHDVEAAALADRLAEVSYLLADVAADVASYAAGLDTDPARLAVVSERRAALGALTRKYGETIDEVLAWSQQASVRLLELDGTDDRIAELREKRADLRSRLAEAAQSLSTARQEAAGRLADEITAELGLLAMPHARVSLAVTQVEEAAPEGDAASLPLQVGERWVRYAGHGIDEVEFLLAANTGSDPRPLHKGASGGELSRVMLALEVALAGTSPVPTFVFDEVDSGVGGKAAVEIGRRLAQLARSAQVLVVTHLPQVAAYADRHVVIAKSTDGVVTTSGLTVLSEDERARELSRMLAGMDESDTALAHAEELLEAARAARG